The sequence CCGTTCTTGCGGACCTCGGACAGGCGCTTGGACAGGCGGTGCGCGAGGTTGATCGGGAGCGGCATCAGCTCCGGGGTCTCGTCGCAGGCGTAGCCGAACATCAGGCCCTGGTCGCCGGCGCCCTGGCGGTCCAGCTCGTCGTCGTCGCCCTCGACGCGGAACTCGTGGGCGGTGTCGACACCCTGGGCGATGTCCGGGGACTGCGCGCCGATGGAGACCGAGACGCCGCAGGACGCGCCGTCGAAGCCCTTCTTGGACGAGTCGTAACCGATGTCCAGGATCTTGTTGCGGACGAGGTTGGGGATGTCGGCGTACGCCTTGGTCGTCACCTCGCCGGCCACATGGACCAGGCCGGTGGTGATCAGCGTCTCGACGGCGACCCGGGAGGTCGGGTCCTCCTTGAGGAGGGCGTCGAGGATGGTGTCGCTGATCTGGTCAGCGATCTTGTCGGGGTGGCCCTCGGTGACGGACTCCGAGGTGAACAGGCGGCGGGACACATCGCTCCCTGGGGTTGCAGCGGCTGCTGGCTGATCATTGGCGGAAGGGCCGAGAGCTGCGCTCGGCCCGATCCACGGCCAGTTTATCGGTCGTATGCGACGTTCGGGCACGCAGTCTCGATTTATGGACCCCCCGTGACCTGGGACACCACGGCCGACACCACGCCCACCATAGGACGATCACCTTCCGGAGGCTCTCGGGTCAAGAGGGCACGCCGAGGTCGGTGAGACTGATGGGGCCGATTGGCGGGCCGCGGGGACGTCAGGCCGGGCGGTCGGTCAGCCGTGGCGCGACTAGGTCCCAGAGGGTTTCGGCCAGGGCTTCCTTGGGGCCGAACGGCACCGGGGTCTCAGTTCCGTCCGTGGCGAGTATCACCGCTTCGTTACGGTCCGCGCCGAACGCCTTGTGCTCGCCGACCTCGTTGACGACCAGCAGGTCACAGCCCTTGCGGGCGAGTTTGGCGCGGCCGTTGGCGAGGACGTCGTCGGTTTCCGCGGCGAAGCCCACGATCACCTGGCCGGGCCGGAGCCGGTCGGCGGAGAGCTCGGCGAGGATGTCCGGATTACGGACAAGGGTGACTGGTTCCGGCTCCTCGCCGTCGATCTTCTTGATCTTGCCGGTCATGTAGACGGCGGGCCGGAAATCGGCCACGGCGGCGGCCATCACCACCGCATCGGCGTCCACGGCGGCCTTCAGGACGGCCTCGCGCAGCTGGCGGGCGGTGCCGACGGGGACGACGTCCACACCGGCCGGGTCGGGCAGCTCGGTGTTGCCCGCGATCAGCGTGACGCGGGCGCCGCGGGCGGCGGCAATGGCGGCGAGGGCGTAGCCCTGCTTGCCGGAGGAGCGGTTGCCCAGGTAGCGGACCGGGTCCAGGGGCTCGCGGGTGCCGCCGGCGGTGACGACGACGCGGCGGCCGGCCAGATCCTGGGTGAGGGCCGCCCGGCCGCGGGCCAGCACCCGGCGGCAGAGGTCGAAGATCTCCACCGGGTCGGGGAAGCGGCCCTTGCCGGTGTCGACGCCGGTCAGCCGGCCGACGGCGGGCTCGATGACGACGGCGCCGCGGCGGCGCAGCGTGGCGACGTTCTCCTGGGTGGCGGGGTGCTCCCACATCTCGGTGTGCATCGCGGGGGCGAAGATGACCGGACAGCGGGCGGTGAGCAGCGTATTGGTCAGCAGGTCGTCGGCCAGGCCGTGGGCGGCCTTGGCCAGCAGGTCGGCGGTGGCCGGGGCGACCACGACGAGGTCGGCGCTCTGGCCGATGCGGACGTGCGGGACCTCGTGGACGGATTCCCACACCTCGGTGGAGGCCGGGTTGCCGGAGAGCGCGGACCAGGTGGCCTCGCCGATGAAGTGCAGCGAAGCGGCGGTCGGTACGACCCGTACGTCGTGCCCGGACTCGGTGAGCCGCCGCAGCAGCTCGCACGCCTTGTACGCGGCGATCCCGCCGCTGACCCCCAGGACCACCCTGGGCCGCTCCCGCTCCCGGCCCTGCTGCCGGTCCTGCTGCGCCTGCTCCTGCGTCTTCATGTCCCTATGACACACCAAAGGCCCGGCGGTCGTCCCGCCGGGCCCTCGGTGAAGATGCTGATGCCGCTTACTGAGCCGGGCCCTCGACGGCCTCGGAGGTCAGCAGGCCCGCGTTGATCTCGCGCAGCGCGATCGACAGGGGCTTCTCGTGGACATGCGTGTCGACGAGCGGACCGACGTACTCGAGCAGGCCCTCGCCGAGCTGCGAGTAGTACGCGTTGATCTGGCGCGCACGCTTCGCGGCGTAGATCACGAGGCTGTACTTCGAGTCGGTGGCCTCGAGAAGCTCATCAATTGGCGGATTGATGATGCCCTCGGGTGCGGTGATGGAAGAGGACACTCTCTGCCTTCCGAAGGGGATGAAGCCGGGGTGAAGCATAAACGCAAAATTGTGGCGTCCGGGGATCCGCCGGGATGTCCGCGGGGTCAGCCGCTGGTGCTCCCGTCCCCGGATCGATGCAGCATCAAGGCTAGCAGCTCACGGCTGACGGCCTCGACGGAGGTGTTGACGAGGGTGAGGTCGAATTCCGGCTCGGCGGCCAGTTCCACCTTGGCGGCCGCCAGGCGGCGCTCGATGACCTCGGGGGCCTCGGTGCCCCGGCCGGTGAGCCGGCGGACCAGCTCGTCCCAGCTCGGCGGGGCCAGGAAGACCAGACTGGCCTCCTCCAGGGACTCGCGGACCTGGCGGGCGCCCTGGAGATCGATCTCCAGCAGGACCGGTTCCCCGGCCTCGAGGCGGTCCATGACCGCCTTGCGCGGTGTGCCGTAGCGGTGACCTGCGAATTCGGCCCATTCCAGCAGTTCGCCGTTGGCGATCAGCTTGTCGAATTCCTCGTCCTCGACGAAGAAGTACTGGACGCCGTGCCGCTCCCCGGGGCGCGGCTTGCGGGTGGTGGCCGACACCGAGAGCCAGACCTCGGGATGCACCTTGCGCAGATGCGCGACGACCGTGCTCTTACCGACCCCCGAGGGGCCGGAGAGCACGGTCAGTCGCGGTTGTCTGACCGGGGGTACGGGGGTCTCCCCCCGGGAGACTGCAGAACTCATGCAGCGATTATTCCAGCTTCCGGGCGATGCCGGAAAATTCAGGAGGCGCTGCCGCCGAACTCGCGCTCCAGCGACGCGATCTGGTTGGTGCCGAGCCCCCGCACGCGGCGGCTCTCGGAAATGCCGAGCCGCTCCATGATCTGCTTGGCACGAACCTTGCCGACGCCGGGCAGGGACTCCAGGAGCGCGGAGACCTTCATCTTGCCGATGACGTCGTTCTTCTGGCCCTGCTCGATGACCTCGTGGAGCGAGGCACCGGAGTGCTTGAGCCGATTCTTGACCTCGGCGCGCTCCCGGCGAGCCGCGGCGGCCTTCTCGAGCGCGGCTGCGCGCTGTTCAGGGGTAAGGGGCGGAAGAGCCACGCCTACGTCACCTCGGATGTCGAACTGTCGGATACGGACCGGTGTGGAACCTAGTCGCCCCGCACCTGCGGAGCAACGAGCAACGCGCTTACGTGCAGTGCTCTCGACGGAGACTAGCGGGCAAGTGCGCCGTAGTCAGCGAGAACAGACGAAAAGTCCTGGTCAGACTCTGCTGACCAGGACAATTCGGGACCAAAACACCCGCCGGAACGCTGTTACCGGACCGCGCCGCCGACCGCGGTGCGTACCTCGTCGGCGAAACGCGCCGCCGCGGCGCGCAGACCGGCGGCGTCCGGGCCGTGCCGGAGCACCCCGCGGCTGACGCTCGGCAGGACATTGCCCACCGCGTCCCCGAAGACCGTCGGAAGGTCGGCGGGGGTCGCGCCCTGGGCGCCGATGCCGGGGGCCAGCAGCGGGCCGTTGACCGCCAGATCGAACGAGGAGAGATCGCCGAGCGTGGCGCCGACGACCGCGCCGAGGGAGCCGAGCGGCTCGGCGCCGGCGTTCTCGGTCTTGAGGTGGGCGAGCATGGCCGCCGCGACGGTGGTGCCGTCGGCGCGTACGGCGCGCTGGACCTCCTGGCCCTCCGGGTTGGAGGTCAGGGCGAGGACGAAGACGCCGCAGCCGTTGAGCACGGCCGCGTCCAGCGCCGGACGCAGCGACCCGTAGCCCAGGTAGGGGCTGAGCGTGACGGCGTCGGAGAACAGCGGGCTGCGCGGGTCGAGGTAGGTGTCGGCGTAGGCGCCCATGGTGGAGCCGATGTCGCCGCGCTTGGCGTCCATCAGGACCAGGGCGCCGCGCTCGCGGGCCTCGGCGACCGCGGTCTCCAGGACGGCGAGACCGCGCGAGCCGAAGCGCTCGAAGAACGCGGACTGCGGTTTGAAGACCGCGACCTGCTCGCCGAGCGCCTCCACCACGGTGCGGGTGAAGCGGGCCAGGCCCGCGACGTCGTCGTTCAGGCCCCAGTCGGCGAGCAGCGAGGCGTGCGGGTCGATGCCGACGCACAGCGGGCCGCGTTCGTCCATGGCGCGGCGCAGGCGGGCGCCGAAGGGCTCCGGGGAGATCATGATGCGGTCACCTTCCTGGCTTCGGCGCCGACCGCGTCGGCGAGCGTGGCGTACGGGCTGGTGCGCAGGCGCGCGGCCAGTCCCTTGTGGATCGCGCGGCACCAGAACGGGCCCTCGTAGATGAAGGCGCTGTAGCCCTGGACGAGGGTGGCGCCGGCGAGGATGCGCTGCCAGGCGTCCTCGGCGGTGGTGATGCCGCCGACCCCGACGAGGGTGATCCGGTCGCCGACGCGGGCGTAGAGGCGGCGCAGGACCTCCAGGGAGCGCTCCTTGACGGGGGCGCCGGAGAGGCCGCCGGTCTCGGCGACGAGCTTCGGGTCGGAGGTCAGGCCCAGGCCCTCGCGGGCGATGGTGGTGTTGGTGGCGATGATGCCGTCCAGGCCCAGCTCGACGGCGAGGTCGGCGACCGCGTCGATGTCCGCGTCGGCGAGGTCCGGGGCGATCTTGACCAGCAGCGGGACGCGGCGCTCAGTGACCGTACGGTCGGCGGCCTCGCGCACGGCGGTCAGCAGCGGGCGGAGGTGCTCGACGGCCTGGAGGTTGCGCAGTCCGGGCGTGTTCGGGGACGAGACGTTGACGACCAGGTAGTCGGCGTGGACGGCGAGGCGCTCGGTGGAGGTGACGTAGTCGCCGATCGCCTCCTCCTCCGGGACGACCTTGGTCTTGCCGATGTTGACGCCGAGCGTCGTCGGGAAGACGGGGTTACGGGCGGCCAGGCGGGCCGCCACGGACGCCGAGCCGTCGTTGTTGAAGCCCATGCGGTTGATCAGCGCGCGGTCCGGCACGAGGCGGAACAGGCGCTTTTTGGGGTTGCCGGGCTGCGGCTGGGCGGTGACCGTGCCGATCTCGACATGGTCGAAGCCGAGCATGGTCATTCCGTCGACGGCGACGGCGTTCTTGTCGAAGCCGGCGGCCAGGCCGAAGGGGCCGTGCATCCGGCGGCCGAGCGCCTCGATGCGCAGCTCCCTGTAACGGGGCGCGAGGGCGGCGGCGAGGAAGGTGCGCAGCACGGGGATGCGGGCGGCCAGCCGGATCCAGCCGAAGGCCAGGTGGTGGGCCTGTTCGGGGTCCATGCGCCGGAAGAAGAGCCGGAAGAAGAGCTGGTACATACGGGTCCTCAGGGGGTCCTTCATGAGGAGGGGGACACCGTTTCCGGTGTCCCCCTCGTGGGCTGCTAGTCGCGGGCCGCGGTCAGGTGTTCCGCGTGTTCCTGGAGTGACCTGACGCCCACATCGCCGCGGTTCATCGCCTCGATGCCCTGGACGGCGGCCGCGAGGGCCTGGACCGTGGTCAGGCAGGGCACGGAGCGGGCCACCGCCGCCGTACGGATGTCGTAGCCGTCGAGGCGGCCGCCGGTCCCGTAGGGGGTGTTGACGATCAGGTCGACCTGGCCGTCGTGGATCAGCTGGACGATGGTCTTCTCGCCGTTCGGGCCCTCGCCCTCGGACTGCTTGCGCACCACGGTGGCGTTGATGCCGTTGCGGCGCAGCACCTCGGCGGTGCCGGAGGTGGCCAGCAGCTCGAAGCCGTGGGCGACCAGCTCGCGGGCCGGGAAGATCATCGAGCGCTTGTCGCGGTTGGCGACGGAGACGAACGCGCGGCCCTTGGTGGGCAGCGCCCCGTAGGCGCCGGACTGCGACTTGGCGTAGGCCGTGCCGAAGACCGAGTCGATGCCCATGACCTCGCCGGTGGAGCGCATCTCCGGGCCCAGGACGGTGTCCACACCGCGGCCCGAGGCGTCGCGGAAGCGCGACCAGGGCATGACGGCTTCCTTGACGGAGATCGGCGCGTCCAGCGGCAGCGTGCCGCCGTCGCCGGTCTTCGGCAGCATGCCCTCGGCGCGCAGCTCGGCGATGGTGGCGCCCAGCGAGATCCGGGCGGCGGCCTTGGCCAGCGGCACCGCGGTGGCCTTCGAGGTGAAGGGCACCGTGCGGGAGGCGCGGGGGTTGGCCTCCAGGACGTAGAGGATGTCCCCGGCCATCGCGAACTGGATGTTGATCAGGCCGCGGACGCCGACACCCTTGGCGATGGCCTCCGTGGAGGCGCGCAGCCGCTTGATGTCGAAGCCGCCCAGGGTGATCGGGGGCAGCGCACAGGCGGAGTCGCCGGAGTGGATACCGGCCTCCTCGATGTGCTCCATGACGCCGCCGAGGTAGAGCTCGTGGCCGTCGTAGAGCGCGTCGACGTCGATCTCGATGGCGTCGTCGAGGAAACGGTCGATCAGGACCGGGTGCTCGGAGATCAGGCCCGCGTGGCGGGTGAGGTACTCGGCGAGCGAGGGCTCGTCGTAGACGATCTCCATGCCGCGGCCGCCCAGCACGTAGGACGGGCGGACCATGACCGGGTAGCCGATGCCCGCGGCGATGCCCTTGGCCTCCTCGAAGGAGTAGGCGGTGCCGTACTTGGGCGCGGGCAGGCCCGCCTCGGTCAGCACCCGGCCGAAGGCGCCGCGCTCCTCGGCGAGGTCGATGGCCTCGGGCGAGGTGCCGACGATCGGTACGCCGTTGTCCTTGAGCGCCTGCGCCAGGCCCAGCGGGGTCTGCCCGCCGAGCTGGACGATCACGCCGGCGACCGGGCCGGCCTGCTGCTCGGCGTGCACGATCTCCAGGACGTCCTCCAGGGTGAGCGGCTCGAAGTAGAGCCGGTCGGAGGTGTCGTAGTCGGTGGAGACGGTCTCCGGGTTGCAGTTGACCATCACGGTCTCGTAGCCCGCGTCGCTGAGCGCGAAGGAGGCGTGGACGCAGGAGTAGTCGAACTCGATGCCCTGGCCGATGCGGTTGGGGCCGGAGCCCAGGATGATCACGGCCGGCTTCTCGCGCGCGGCGACCTCGGTCTCCTCGTCGTAGGACGAGTAGAAGTACGGGGTCCTCGCGGCGAACTCGGCGGCGCAGGTGTCGACCGTCTTGTAGACGGGGCGGACGCCGAGCGCATGGCGCACCTCGCGGACGACGTCCTCGCGCAGCCCGCGCAGGGCCGCGATCTGGGCGTCGGAGAAGCCGTAGCGCTTTGCTTCCGCAAGGATTTCCGGGCCGAGCTTGTCGGCGGCGGCGATCTCGTCCGCGATCTCCTTGACGAGGAAGAGCTGGTCGACGAACCACGGGTCGATCTTCGTGGCGTCGAAGACCTCCTGCGGGGTGGCGCCCGCGCGGATCGCCTCCATCACGGTGTTGATCCGGCCGTCGGTGGGCACCTTGGCCTTCTCCAGCAGCGCGGCCTTCTCGCCCACCTCGGCGACGAAGTCGAACTGGCTGCCCTTCTTCTCCAGGGAGCGCAGCGCCTTGTTGAGCGCCTCGGGGAAGTTGCGGCCGATCGCCATGGCCTCGCCGACCGACTTCATGGTCGTGGTCAGCGTGGCGTCGGCGGCCGGGAACTTCTCGAAGGCGAAGCGCGGGACCTTGACGACGACGTAGTCGAGGGTCGGCTCGAAGGAGGCCGGGGTCTGCTCGGTGATGTCGTTGGGGATCTCGTCCAGCGTGTAGCCGACGGCGAGCCGGGCGGCGATCTTCGCGATCGGGAAGCCGGTGGCCTTGGAGGCCAGGGCCGAGGAGCGCGAGACGCGCGGGTTCATCTCGATGACGATGACCCGGCCGTCGACGGGGTTGACCGCGAACTGGATGTTGCAGCCGCCGGTGTCCACGCCGACCTCGCGGATCACGGCGATGCCGATGTCGCGCAGGATCTGGTACTCGCGGTCGGTGAGCGTCATCGACGGGGCGACGGTGATCGAGTCGCCGGTGTGCACGCCCATCGGGTCGAAGTTCTCGATGGAGCAGACGACCACGACGTTGTCGTGCTTGTCGCGCATCAGCTCCAGCTCGTACTCCTTCCAGCCGAGGATGGACTCCTCCAGGAGCACCTCGGTGGTCGGGGAGAGCGTCAGGCCCTGGCCGGCGATGCGGCGCAGCTCCTCCTCGTCGTGGGCGAAGCCGGAGCCGGCGCCGCCCATGGTGAAGGAGGGGCGGACGACGACGGGGTAGCCGCCGAGCTCCTCGACGCCCTTGAGGACATCGTCCATGGAGTGGCAGATGTAGGAGCGCGCGGACTCACCGTGACCGATCTTGCGGCGGACCTCCGCCACGACCTCCTTGAACTGGTCGCGGTCCTCGCCCTTGTGGATCGCCTCGACATTGGCGCCGATCAGCTCGACGCCGTACTTGTCGAGGGTGCCGGCCTCGTGCAGGGAGATGGCGGTGTTCAGGGCGGTCTGGCCGCCGAGGGTCGGCAGCAGCGCGTCGGGGCGCTCCTTGGCGATGATCTTCTCGACGAACTCGGGGGTGATCGGCTCGACGTAGGTCGCGTCGGCGATCTCCGGGTCGGTCATGATCGTCGCCGGGTTGGAGTTGACCAGGATGACGCGCAGACCCTCGGACTTGAGGACCCGGCAGGCCTGGGTGCCGGAGTAGTCGAACTCGGCGGCCTGCCCGATGACGATCGGGCCGGAGCCGATGACCAGGACGGACTGGATATCGGTGCGCTTAGGCACGCTGGCCCTCCATCAGGGATACGAAGCGGTCGAAGAGGTACGCGGCGTCGTGCGGACCCGCGGCGGCTTCGGGGTGGTACTGGACGCTGAAGGCCGGCTGGTCGAGCAGCTGGAGACCCTCCACCACGTTGTCATTGAGACACACATGGGAGACCTCGGCACGGCCGTAGGGAGTGTCGGAGACCGTGTCGAGCGGGGCGTCGACGGCAAAACCGTGGTTGTGCGCGGTGATCTCGACCTTGCCGGTCGTACGGTCCTGCACCGGCTGGTTGATGCCGCGGTGGCCGTACTTGAGCTTGTAGGTGCCGAAGCCCAGCGCACGGCCCAGGATCTGGTTGCCGAAGCAGATGCCGAACAGCGGGGTCCTGCGCGCCAGGACGGCCTGCATCACGGAGACGGCGTGGTCGGCGGTGGCCGGGTCGCCCGGGCCGTTGGAGAAGAAGACGCCGTCCGGGTTCACCGCGTAGACGTCCTCGGCGGTGGCGGTGGCGGGCAGGACGTGCACCTCGATGCCGCGCTCGGCCATCCTGTGCGGAGTCATCCCCTTGATGCCGAGGTCCACCGCGGCGACGGTGAACTTCTTGGTGCCTATGGCCGGGACGACGTAGGTCTCCTCGGTGGCGACCTGGGCGGAGAGGTCCGCGCCCTTCATCTCGGGGGCCTGGCGCACCTTGGCCAGCATGACGCCCTCGTCGGGCAGCGCGTCGCCGGAGAAGATGCCGACCCGCATGGCGCCGCGCTCACGCAGATGGCGGGTGAGCGCACGGGTGTCGACGCCGCTGATGCCCACGACGCCCTGGTGGACCAGCTCGTCGTCCAGGGAGCGCACCGAGCGCCAGTTGGACGGGATCCGGGCGGGGTCGCGGACGACATAGCCGGCGACCCAGATGCGCGCGGACTCGGGGTCCTCGTCGTTCACCCCGGTGTTGCCGATGTGCGGGGCGGTCATCACGACGACCTGGCGGTGGTACGAGGGGTCGGTCAGCGTCTCCTGATAGCCGGTCATGCCGGTGGAGAACACCGCTTCGCCGAAGGTCTCCCCCACGGCCCCGTAGGCACGGCCGCGGAAGGTGCGGCCGTCCTCCAGGACGAGTACGGCGGGGATCTTGGCGGTCCCCCTGGTGGAGGTCGTCATCGTGCGCCTTCCGTTTCGGTGTGCTCGGTGGTGGTGCGTGCGGTGCTCAGTGCGGTGAGGGCCGCGGCCCAGGCCGGATGCTCCTCGGCCCGGTCGGAGCGGAACCCGGAGTCGATCTCCCTGTCCCCGTGCTCCCAGGTGACGATCAGCAGACCGCCCTCGGTGAGGACCTTGCCCGCGATGCCCTTGTCCAGGCGGGCGCCGCGCAGGGCGGCGGCCGGGACGAAGAAGTCCTGTGCGCCCGGCCGGACGACGGCCAGGCCCTGGTCCGTCAGCGTCAGCTCGGCGCGGCTGCGGGTGCCCAGGCCGCGGGCGACGATCCGGTCGAGCCACTGCCCCGCGGTGGTGGAGCCGTGGTAGCGGCCGGTCATGGACAGCTTCGGCTCACCCGGGGCGTCGGGGGCGCTCGGCAGCTCGGGCAGATCGCCCTGGAGCTTTCCGCGCCATTTCCAGCCCTCGCGCATCAGCCAGTACAGGAAGATCACGAAGACCAGCAGCCCGGCGACCCAGGCGATCCGGCCGGACCAGTCGGTGACCGGCGCGGAGTGCTGCGCCTCGGCCAGGTGGATCAGTGAAGGAGTCACGCCAGCTTCCCGTCGACGACCGTTGCCCGGCCCCGCAGGAAGGTGTGGGTGATACGTCCCGGCAGCTCACGGCCCTCATAGGGGGTGTTGCGGCTGCGCGAGGCGAAGCCCGCGGGGTCCACCTCTCCACGGTAAGCGGAATCGACCAGGGTGAGGTTGGCGGGCTCACCAGCCGAGATGGGGCGGCCGTGGCCGGTGGCCTGCCCGATCCGGGCGGGGGCGAAGGACATCCGGTCCGCGACGTCCGCCCAGGTCAGCAGGCCGGTGTCGACCATCGTCCGCTGGACGACGGACAGCGCGGTCTCCAGGCCCACCATGCCCATGGCGGCCGCGGCCCACTCGCAGTCCTTGTCCTCGTGCGGGTGCGGGGCGTGGTCGGTGGCGACGATGTCGATCGTGCCGTCGGCGAGCGCCTCGCGCAGCGCCATGACGTCGCGCTCGGTGCGCAGCGGCGGGTTGACCTTGTAGACCGGGTTGTAGGTGCGCACCAGCTCGTCCGTGAGGAGCAGGTGGTGCGGGGTGACCTCGGCGGTGACGTCGATGCCGCGGGACTTGGCCCAGCGGACGATCTCGACGGACCCGGCGGTCGACAGATGGCAGATGTGGACGCGGGAGCCGACGTGCTCGGCGAGCAGGACGTCCCGGGCGATGATCGATTCCTCGGCCACCGCGGGCCATCCGCCCAGGCCCAGCTCGGCGGAGACCACGCCCTCGTTCATCTGGGCGCCCTCGGTCAGCCGGGGCTCCTGGGCGTGCTGGGCGACGACCCCGCCGAAGGCCTTCACGTACTCCAGGGCGCGGCGCATGATCACGGCGTCGTCGACGCACTTGCCGTCGTCGGAGAAGACGGTGACGCCGGCGGCGGACTCGTGCATGGCGCCCAGCTCGGCGAGCTTCTTGCCCTCCAGGCCGACGGTCACCGCGCCGATGGGCTGCACATCGCAGTAGCCGTGCTCCTGGCCGAGCCGGTAGACCTGCTCGACGACGCCGGCGGTGTCGGCGACGGGGAAGGT is a genomic window of Streptomyces gilvosporeus containing:
- the coaBC gene encoding bifunctional phosphopantothenoylcysteine decarboxylase/phosphopantothenate--cysteine ligase CoaBC, which gives rise to MKTQEQAQQDRQQGRERERPRVVLGVSGGIAAYKACELLRRLTESGHDVRVVPTAASLHFIGEATWSALSGNPASTEVWESVHEVPHVRIGQSADLVVVAPATADLLAKAAHGLADDLLTNTLLTARCPVIFAPAMHTEMWEHPATQENVATLRRRGAVVIEPAVGRLTGVDTGKGRFPDPVEIFDLCRRVLARGRAALTQDLAGRRVVVTAGGTREPLDPVRYLGNRSSGKQGYALAAIAAARGARVTLIAGNTELPDPAGVDVVPVGTARQLREAVLKAAVDADAVVMAAAVADFRPAVYMTGKIKKIDGEEPEPVTLVRNPDILAELSADRLRPGQVIVGFAAETDDVLANGRAKLARKGCDLLVVNEVGEHKAFGADRNEAVILATDGTETPVPFGPKEALAETLWDLVAPRLTDRPA
- the rpoZ gene encoding DNA-directed RNA polymerase subunit omega; translated protein: MSSSITAPEGIINPPIDELLEATDSKYSLVIYAAKRARQINAYYSQLGEGLLEYVGPLVDTHVHEKPLSIALREINAGLLTSEAVEGPAQ
- the gmk gene encoding guanylate kinase, whose product is MSSAVSRGETPVPPVRQPRLTVLSGPSGVGKSTVVAHLRKVHPEVWLSVSATTRKPRPGERHGVQYFFVEDEEFDKLIANGELLEWAEFAGHRYGTPRKAVMDRLEAGEPVLLEIDLQGARQVRESLEEASLVFLAPPSWDELVRRLTGRGTEAPEVIERRLAAAKVELAAEPEFDLTLVNTSVEAVSRELLALMLHRSGDGSTSG
- a CDS encoding integration host factor; translation: MALPPLTPEQRAAALEKAAAARRERAEVKNRLKHSGASLHEVIEQGQKNDVIGKMKVSALLESLPGVGKVRAKQIMERLGISESRRVRGLGTNQIASLEREFGGSAS
- the pyrF gene encoding orotidine-5'-phosphate decarboxylase; the protein is MSPEPFGARLRRAMDERGPLCVGIDPHASLLADWGLNDDVAGLARFTRTVVEALGEQVAVFKPQSAFFERFGSRGLAVLETAVAEARERGALVLMDAKRGDIGSTMGAYADTYLDPRSPLFSDAVTLSPYLGYGSLRPALDAAVLNGCGVFVLALTSNPEGQEVQRAVRADGTTVAAAMLAHLKTENAGAEPLGSLGAVVGATLGDLSSFDLAVNGPLLAPGIGAQGATPADLPTVFGDAVGNVLPSVSRGVLRHGPDAAGLRAAAARFADEVRTAVGGAVR
- a CDS encoding quinone-dependent dihydroorotate dehydrogenase, with translation MYQLFFRLFFRRMDPEQAHHLAFGWIRLAARIPVLRTFLAAALAPRYRELRIEALGRRMHGPFGLAAGFDKNAVAVDGMTMLGFDHVEIGTVTAQPQPGNPKKRLFRLVPDRALINRMGFNNDGSASVAARLAARNPVFPTTLGVNIGKTKVVPEEEAIGDYVTSTERLAVHADYLVVNVSSPNTPGLRNLQAVEHLRPLLTAVREAADRTVTERRVPLLVKIAPDLADADIDAVADLAVELGLDGIIATNTTIAREGLGLTSDPKLVAETGGLSGAPVKERSLEVLRRLYARVGDRITLVGVGGITTAEDAWQRILAGATLVQGYSAFIYEGPFWCRAIHKGLAARLRTSPYATLADAVGAEARKVTAS
- the carB gene encoding carbamoyl-phosphate synthase large subunit; this translates as MPKRTDIQSVLVIGSGPIVIGQAAEFDYSGTQACRVLKSEGLRVILVNSNPATIMTDPEIADATYVEPITPEFVEKIIAKERPDALLPTLGGQTALNTAISLHEAGTLDKYGVELIGANVEAIHKGEDRDQFKEVVAEVRRKIGHGESARSYICHSMDDVLKGVEELGGYPVVVRPSFTMGGAGSGFAHDEEELRRIAGQGLTLSPTTEVLLEESILGWKEYELELMRDKHDNVVVVCSIENFDPMGVHTGDSITVAPSMTLTDREYQILRDIGIAVIREVGVDTGGCNIQFAVNPVDGRVIVIEMNPRVSRSSALASKATGFPIAKIAARLAVGYTLDEIPNDITEQTPASFEPTLDYVVVKVPRFAFEKFPAADATLTTTMKSVGEAMAIGRNFPEALNKALRSLEKKGSQFDFVAEVGEKAALLEKAKVPTDGRINTVMEAIRAGATPQEVFDATKIDPWFVDQLFLVKEIADEIAAADKLGPEILAEAKRYGFSDAQIAALRGLREDVVREVRHALGVRPVYKTVDTCAAEFAARTPYFYSSYDEETEVAAREKPAVIILGSGPNRIGQGIEFDYSCVHASFALSDAGYETVMVNCNPETVSTDYDTSDRLYFEPLTLEDVLEIVHAEQQAGPVAGVIVQLGGQTPLGLAQALKDNGVPIVGTSPEAIDLAEERGAFGRVLTEAGLPAPKYGTAYSFEEAKGIAAGIGYPVMVRPSYVLGGRGMEIVYDEPSLAEYLTRHAGLISEHPVLIDRFLDDAIEIDVDALYDGHELYLGGVMEHIEEAGIHSGDSACALPPITLGGFDIKRLRASTEAIAKGVGVRGLINIQFAMAGDILYVLEANPRASRTVPFTSKATAVPLAKAAARISLGATIAELRAEGMLPKTGDGGTLPLDAPISVKEAVMPWSRFRDASGRGVDTVLGPEMRSTGEVMGIDSVFGTAYAKSQSGAYGALPTKGRAFVSVANRDKRSMIFPARELVAHGFELLATSGTAEVLRRNGINATVVRKQSEGEGPNGEKTIVQLIHDGQVDLIVNTPYGTGGRLDGYDIRTAAVARSVPCLTTVQALAAAVQGIEAMNRGDVGVRSLQEHAEHLTAARD
- the carA gene encoding glutamine-hydrolyzing carbamoyl-phosphate synthase small subunit; the encoded protein is MTTSTRGTAKIPAVLVLEDGRTFRGRAYGAVGETFGEAVFSTGMTGYQETLTDPSYHRQVVVMTAPHIGNTGVNDEDPESARIWVAGYVVRDPARIPSNWRSVRSLDDELVHQGVVGISGVDTRALTRHLRERGAMRVGIFSGDALPDEGVMLAKVRQAPEMKGADLSAQVATEETYVVPAIGTKKFTVAAVDLGIKGMTPHRMAERGIEVHVLPATATAEDVYAVNPDGVFFSNGPGDPATADHAVSVMQAVLARRTPLFGICFGNQILGRALGFGTYKLKYGHRGINQPVQDRTTGKVEITAHNHGFAVDAPLDTVSDTPYGRAEVSHVCLNDNVVEGLQLLDQPAFSVQYHPEAAAGPHDAAYLFDRFVSLMEGQRA
- a CDS encoding dihydroorotase, whose protein sequence is MSKILIRGAKVLGGEPQDVLITDETITAVGTDLTVSSAEGAQVIEADGKILLPGLVDLHTHLREPGREDSETVLTGTRAAASGGYTAVFAMANTFPVADTAGVVEQVYRLGQEHGYCDVQPIGAVTVGLEGKKLAELGAMHESAAGVTVFSDDGKCVDDAVIMRRALEYVKAFGGVVAQHAQEPRLTEGAQMNEGVVSAELGLGGWPAVAEESIIARDVLLAEHVGSRVHICHLSTAGSVEIVRWAKSRGIDVTAEVTPHHLLLTDELVRTYNPVYKVNPPLRTERDVMALREALADGTIDIVATDHAPHPHEDKDCEWAAAAMGMVGLETALSVVQRTMVDTGLLTWADVADRMSFAPARIGQATGHGRPISAGEPANLTLVDSAYRGEVDPAGFASRSRNTPYEGRELPGRITHTFLRGRATVVDGKLA